GCTGCTACAAAGTCGTTTACGAACCGCCTCTCGGCGCCTGCTTCAGCATAAACCTCGGCAACAGCACGCAGCTCCGCGTGTGAACCAAATACCAGATCAACCGGCGTTGCAGTCCATTTCAACGTGGCAGTGGCACGATCACGACCTTCGTATACGCCCTCTTCTGCTGGTGACTTCGACCACTCGGTGGACATCGACAACAAGTTGACAAAGAAATCATTGCTAAGCGTCCCCGGCTGATCGGTAAAAACACCGTGCTTTATCGAACCGGTGTTCGCGTCCAGTACCCGCAACCCACCGATCAACGCCGTCATTTCGGGAACTGACAAAGTCAGCAAACTGGCTTTGTCGACCAGCATCCGGGCGGGCGACAACTGGCTGTTGTCGCTGTAGTAGTTGCGGAAGCCATCAGCCGTCGGTTCCAGGACCGCAAACGACTGCACATCCGTTTGCGCCTGAGATGCATCGCTGCGTCCCGGCGAAAACGGAACCTCTACGTCGTGACCTGCCGCTCGAGCGGCTTCTTCGATGGCCGCAGCGCCGCCGAGAACAATCAGGTCGGCCAGCGATACTTTCTTGCCACCCGACTGCTTCCGATTGAACGCAGTCTGAATCGCAGTCAGACGTTTCAATACCTTGTCCAGTTCAGCCGGATTATTTGCGTCCCAATCCTTTTGCGGAGCCAGTCGAACCCGCGCACCATTGGCTCCACCACGCATATCCGTGCCGCGGAAGCTGGCCGCCGACGCCCACGCGGTGCGAACCAGCTCCGGCACGGTTAACCCTGAGTCCAGAATCTCCGCTTTGAGCGCAGCAATATCATTCGCGTTCACAAGCACGTGGTCGACAGCAGGGACCGGATCCTGCCACAACAGCGTTTCGGCTGGCACATGATCGCCCAGATAACGGGCGCGAGGCCCCATGTCACGATGAGTCAACTTGAACCAGGCCTTGGCAAATGCCAGCTCGAACTCCCGGGGATCTTCCTGGAAGCGTTTCGCAATTTTTCGGTAGCTCGGGTCGAACTTCAGGGACAGATCGGTCGTAAACATAATTGGCGCATGCCGCTTGCTGGCATCGAACGCGTCGGGAACCATATTGGCCGCCGATGCTGTATCGGGTACCCACTGCGTAGCGCCCGCCGGGCTCTTTGACATCACCCAGTTGAATCCAAACAGGTTATCAAGGTACTGCGTGGTCCATGCCGTCGGATTGGCTGACCAAGCGCCTTCAAGGCCACTGGTTATAGTATCACCGGCCTTGCCGCTGCCGCACTTATTCTTCCAGCCGATGCCTTGCATCTCGACGCCGGCCGCCGCCGGCTCAACATCAACACAATCTGCCGGAGCGGCTGCGCCGTGCGCTTTACCGAACGTATGGCCACCGGCTATGAGCGCAACCGTCTCTTCGTCATTCATCGCCATGCGGCCAAATGTTTCGCGAATATCTTTCGCGGCCAGCAATGGGTCTGGCTTGCCATTCGGACCTTCCGGATTCACGTAGATCAGGCCCATTTGTACGGCACCAAGAGGCTTTTGCAGCTCCCGCTCGCCGCTATAGCGTTCATCGGCAAGGAATTCGTTTTCCGGCCCCCAGTAGACCAGGTCGGCCTCCCAGTCATCCTGGCGTCCACCGGCGAAACCGAAAGTCTTAAAGCCCATCGATTCCAGTGCAACATTGCCGGTAAGCACCATCAGATCTGCCCAGGAAATACTGCGGCCATACTTCTGTTTGACTGGCCACAACAAACGCCGGGCTTTGTCGAGATTGGCATTGTCGGGCCAGCTGTTCAGTGGCTCGAAACGCTGCTGCCCGCCACCAGCACCGCCACGTCCGTCGATGGTGCGATACGTACCGGCGCTGTGCCACGCCATACGTATGAAGAACGGGCCGTAGTGGCCGTAGTCCGCCGGCCACCAGTCCTGCGAGGTGGTCATCAAAGCTTCGATATCCGCTTTGACGGCGTCGATATCAAGATTGTTAAATGCTTCCGCGTAGTCGAAGTCGTCGCCTAAAGGATTGGATGCAGCAGCGTGTTGCCGCAGTGGCGCGAGGTTTAGGTTATCCGGCCACCAAAACTGGTTGGACTTCGGCTCGCCCTCTGCATACGCAGAGGTGGTTGCAATCAGTGGTGTCAGTACGACCGCTAACGACACCAGAATATACAGGGCCTGTTTACGCATCGGAATCTCCGCTTATGGCACGCAAAATTGCTGTGCAACCGGAATTTCAACGCAAACTAACATTTCGATAAATACGATTATTTCGGTCGCACTATCCTGTCTTTACGATCAATATGCCTGTACTGCTTATAGTAACACTTGCAGCGTTACCCCCTGCTTTAAGCGCCCTTCACAGCGGCGCAAACAAACGGAATTAGCGTCTGAATGCTACTGCCACGGCAGTGAAAATGCGCATTCCGATCAATCCCGCAATCCTTATGGAATGACAAGGACGAAAAACGCCCGCCTTAGCCGGGATGGCATTCGAAACCGGTATTTGACAAGTAACGGGCACCGCCCCACGGAACTTGTCGCGACAGACAAGCAGGCACTTTTTATCGCCACCTGTATGCGTGCCTATTGGACAGCGGCGGCGGCTTACTTCGCAACAGGACGTGTTGCCGTGCGAAGCCCTGCCACCTCTCCCGCTTCAACGTGCGGCAGAACAAGGCCAATCGAGAGGCCAATGTTTGTATAGCGGAAAAGCCTGTCTCAGTCGTCTGTGTCTATTCGGCCGGCCAACCGCCAGTGGCATTTACAAGTCCGTCTGCTATTGTCGCTACTGGTCCGAAAGAAAAATAAAACGTTACTTAAGGGGAACCAATGAACAAGTTACTTTTCAAGGGTGCTCTGCTGAGCCTGATGTTGGTCGGCAGCGCGGGAGCGCAGTCACAGGACGGCCTCAAGGTATTCATCTCTGTCGATATGGAAGGCATCACAGGCACGGTGAATGTGGATGATGTCCGCCGTACTGGCAAAGACTACGACTACTTCCGGCAGACCATGACGCGTGAAGCCAATGCCGCCATCGAAGGTGCACTGGCCGCAGGCGCGACGGAAATTGTAGTCCGCGATTCGCACGGCTCCGCACTTAACCTGTTGCCTGAAATGCTCAATCGAAATTCGAAGCTATTGCGCGATTGGTCAGACGGCCCGATGGTCATGATGGAAGGCATCGATGCCAGTTACGATGCCGCCGTTTACATTGGCTATCACGCAAGCGCCGGCACGCCGAACAGCGTTCTGGGCCATACCTCTTCAGGCGATGTAACCAATGTATCGGTAAACGGTATCCGAATGCCGGAAGCAGGCTACAACGCCTTGATGGCCGGTCACTACGACGTCCCTGTCGTGTTCATTGCCGGGGACAAGGCCATTTGCGATGAGGCGAAAGCATTGTTGGGCAACGTGGAAACCGTGGCAGTGAAGGAAGGCATCGGCCAGGCCGCCCTCAACCTGCATCCTGAAGTTGCGCGAGAGCAGATACGAGCAGGTGTCGAACGTGCATTGCGCAACCTGGACAATTACAAGCCCTACAAACTTCGCGCGCCCTACACTCTCACGTTGACGCTCAAAACAGAAAAGAACATCAACAAAGGCGCTTTATACCCGGGTGCAAAGAGAACCGGAGACTGGGAGCTGACCTACGTCGGCAAAGACGTGCTGGAAATCATGAGCGCGTACAAGGGCATGCGCCGCTAGCGAGACACCAGAACGGTAACGACCCACTGAAAAGGCTCCGTGAGGAGCCTTTTTTTCTGCGCAAAGAGCGAAGACGCCGCAGTGCAGTTGCGACACTGGCAGTGCCAATCGCATTTTTCTGGCCCAAAAAAAGCCGGCCCATCGATGCCCACAAAGTGGCGTCGCTGGGCCGGCTCCGGCTTTTCGGACAGGCTTTGGCTGCGTGGCTGCTTGCACCAAGGCATCAATATGCCCGGTTTCAGAAGCCGTTTGGGACCCCAAGGCTCCAACCTCGGTACCCCGGTATATTGTCCGGGTGTACCGTGATTGGCCCTCGCACACGCCAGTTGCTAACGGAAACCACAAGGTCCCCGTACTGTCTCAGCAAGTTTAACGCTGCTCCGCAACCTGCTTCGCGGTAACGGCGCCTGCTTCATGTCCCCAGGAAGCTCGCACGAAGCTCAACAGGGCGGCCGCCTGCTCGTCGGTCAACTTGCTGTCAAAGGCTTCCATGCGCTTCCATTCCCGCGCTTGCCACTCTGGCGACGGCGGGGTCTTGGGCGTCTGCGCGCCGTACAAGGTGATATTGATCAATGATGCAGGGTCTGTATCCATGACTACAGGGCTGCCCAGCAACGGCGGTCCGGTCTCTGACGAGCCCTCACCCGTAGGCAGGTGACAGGTGCCACAGTGAATATCGTACTGCAGTGACCCGGCACGAAGTACGTCTTCACTGGCCGGCTTGCCACTGTCCTGTGCATTAGCCGGCAAGCTCTTCAGGTACACGGTCATCGCCCGCACGTCTTCGTCTGTCATGTGTCGGGTGCTATTCACCACAACCTTGTTCATCGGCCCGAACACGCCCGCACGATGACTAAAGCCCAGCTTGAGGTAATCCTGGATATCTTCGTCAGACCACTTGGCAAGGCCACTGGGTGCGGAAGTCAGGTTTGGCGCTGACCAGGCTGAGAGTTTGCCTTCGACACGTTCCATATAGCGACCGCCCGTCATGGCCAGATCGGTATCGATCGCGCCCATGAAATTCCGCGGTGAATGACACATGCCACAGTGGCCTAAGCCTTCGACCAGATAAGCTCCGCGATTCCATTCCGCCGATTGCTCCGGCTGCGGTTCATATCGGGCTTCATCAAAGTACAGTGCTTTCCAGAGTCCCAGCGCCCAACGCTGGTTGTAAGGAAAGCCAAGATCATTCTCAGGCGGTGTCGATTTCACCGGCGTCAAGGTCTTGAGGTAGGCGAAAATCGCGGCAATGTCCTCATCGCTGACATTCGTGAACGAGGTGTACGGGAATACCGGGTACAGATGCTCGCCTTCCCGGCCGACGCCTTCCCGCATCGCGGCCGTGAACTCTTCCAGGCTCCATTGGCCGATGCCGGTTTCCGGATCTGGCGTGATATTGGTCGAATAAATCGTTCCAAACGGCGTTTCGAAATCAAGCCCACCGACAAACGCTTTGCCATTGTCGCTGGTATGGCAGCTCACGCAGTTGCCAGCAGTGGCAAGGTACTCACCGCGCTTCTCAATCTCGGTCAGTTCAGCCGCATTGACCGGGCTCGAAAAACCCGCAAGACCCACGGAGATGACAACTGTCAGTACCGCGCTCCAGAAAATTCCGGGGCCGTATGCAGCCGCGAGCCTGGCTGGCCTGTGGCAACCGATTTCAAACGTAATCATTCTTGCTCCGTTTTTATTCACGATTATCTATCCAATATTACAAAGACCATCGAGGCCGAAGCCCCGATGGTTCTGATTCGCGACTAGTGAACGTCGCAGTTAACGCGTCAACTCAGGAGTCAACGCTCCACGAGTCGCAATAACCACCCGGATTCACCGGTTTGCCACCGAACATTTCGCAGGAGCCACAGCCGCCGGATTCCTTCGGCGCATGGAAAAACGCGCAGCCCGAACAGACTTTCGCCGGGTCGGCGGAGGCTTCTGTGTACTTCAGAGTGCGGCGTACGCTTTCCTCGGCTGAGGTCATGTTATTCGGGTCAGCGCAGACCTGGGTACCGCCGTCGCTGCCACAAGCACTCAATCCCAAAAGGACACTGCCTCCAATTGGAATCTGCAGGCCGCGCAGAAGGACGGTGCGGCGAGAAATTTTCTTATCCATGTTAACTCCTGTTTGTCATCTGCCAGCAAACATAGCATCCGGCGAAAGGCCGGGACAAAGTTTTCACTGGCCGAAACATAAATTATCGACCAGCAGCCGCTCGACCCAGTCGAACGGTTTCAGCCGCCTTCGGGCCATAAACCAGCAAACCAAGGAAGCCCTGCTTCACGCGCATTTCCACTGACTCGGGATTGGCGGTAATGACATCAGCCATGCCAACACGTTGGCTATGCGCCAGCACTTCAAGATTAAGCTTTTCAGCCGCTTCTCTGTCGCCACCCAATGCGTTGGTGAGGCTGCCAATACCGCAGGCCAGAACGCTGTAGCCTGGCATATTGGCGATTTCTTCAAGATCGGCGAACACATCCGGGTCTTCAACCAACAGCATAGCCACAACATCACCGTCGGGGTTGGACGGAGACCAAACGTTGTAGCCCTCGAAGAATGAGATGGCCGTACGCGCTTCCTCGGCACTGCGGACGTGCGGCAGAACCACACCATCAGCGCCTAAAGCCAGCAGTTCCTTGACCCGTGCGCGCGAGACTTCAACGCCGTCCTCGGAAATCGGCGGGATGCGGACCAGCAATGCCATTGCTTCATCGGGGGTACCACTACCAAGGCCCTTGGCAACGTTTCGGGCTGACTCCAGGTCGTAGTGCTGCTCCAGATTCAAAAAGGCATAGTCCAGCAATGGATTCGCAGCCAGATCAAGTCCCGTCTGTACGGTGTAGCGAGGCGGCTCGTCCGAACGCGGTTCGCCAGGCCTGTGCATCTGCGTCACGTATTCGCCGAATGCCGCCTTGCCGGACGCCCACAGGTCAACCAGGTTAGATCGACTGCTCGTCGCTGTCGCGTCCAGTGTCCCTTCTATTTCCTGATAAATCCGCTTGATAACGTACGGCGCCTGATTGGCACTCGCAGGCCATGCCGCGTACTGTCCCCAATCCGCTTTCTGTACGGCAGCGCAGTCTTTGGTTGATACGCAAGCGTACCCGGCAGCGTGCAGACGCTTGGACTCTTTAATGACAGCAGCAATTGCCTGTTTGTAGACTTCGAGGTCGCGTTCCATGGTTACCGCATCATCAACAAAGCCGTGACCGGTTACGTACCATGCAACATCCATGGCCTGTGCTTTTTCGAGAGCGGCGAGCCATTCGCTGGGATACGCCGAGCGCATGGCCGGGAACAAGCCGCGCATGTAGATCTCGCCAAGGAACAACACTTTGCTTTTCGGCAAGTAAACAGCGAGATCGCCACCCGTGTGAGCGCGGCCCAGATTCAGAACCTGCATTTCGGTCCGGCCCAGTTTCAAAGTGCGTTCGTCGTCGACAATCTGTGCCGGACGAGTGGACGTATTCCAGAGTTTCTTCTGTGAAGCCGATGTAGAAATAAATTCAACGCCGGGATACTCCGCTTTGAACGCAGCATTGCCGCCGACATGATCAGGATGGTCTGACGCTACTACTACGTATTTGACGGGTTTGGAAGTGAGCTTCTTGATGCTTTCAATCATCAATTTCGTCTGCCAGACATCGCCTTGACCATCAGCGACCAGCACACCGTCTGAAGTTACGACGATCAGGCTGACCGTGTTGAAGACGACGCCATTGGGAAGCGGAGAGTGCAATCCCTCGTACGCGTAAACATCCCGCGCAAGCTTCTGCATACGTGGAAAATCGACGTCCTGTAAACCGCGAGCGGCGATATCAGCGGACGGAAATTCGTCGGCGCTACGCGCCAGCGACGTAAAAGAAAACAGAGCGCATGCCAGCGCTGCAAGGAAAT
The DNA window shown above is from Woeseia oceani and carries:
- a CDS encoding cytochrome c codes for the protein MITFEIGCHRPARLAAAYGPGIFWSAVLTVVISVGLAGFSSPVNAAELTEIEKRGEYLATAGNCVSCHTSDNGKAFVGGLDFETPFGTIYSTNITPDPETGIGQWSLEEFTAAMREGVGREGEHLYPVFPYTSFTNVSDEDIAAIFAYLKTLTPVKSTPPENDLGFPYNQRWALGLWKALYFDEARYEPQPEQSAEWNRGAYLVEGLGHCGMCHSPRNFMGAIDTDLAMTGGRYMERVEGKLSAWSAPNLTSAPSGLAKWSDEDIQDYLKLGFSHRAGVFGPMNKVVVNSTRHMTDEDVRAMTVYLKSLPANAQDSGKPASEDVLRAGSLQYDIHCGTCHLPTGEGSSETGPPLLGSPVVMDTDPASLINITLYGAQTPKTPPSPEWQAREWKRMEAFDSKLTDEQAAALLSFVRASWGHEAGAVTAKQVAEQR
- a CDS encoding M55 family metallopeptidase, yielding MNKLLFKGALLSLMLVGSAGAQSQDGLKVFISVDMEGITGTVNVDDVRRTGKDYDYFRQTMTREANAAIEGALAAGATEIVVRDSHGSALNLLPEMLNRNSKLLRDWSDGPMVMMEGIDASYDAAVYIGYHASAGTPNSVLGHTSSGDVTNVSVNGIRMPEAGYNALMAGHYDVPVVFIAGDKAICDEAKALLGNVETVAVKEGIGQAALNLHPEVAREQIRAGVERALRNLDNYKPYKLRAPYTLTLTLKTEKNINKGALYPGAKRTGDWELTYVGKDVLEIMSAYKGMRR
- the katG gene encoding catalase/peroxidase HPI; translation: MRKQALYILVSLAVVLTPLIATTSAYAEGEPKSNQFWWPDNLNLAPLRQHAAASNPLGDDFDYAEAFNNLDIDAVKADIEALMTTSQDWWPADYGHYGPFFIRMAWHSAGTYRTIDGRGGAGGGQQRFEPLNSWPDNANLDKARRLLWPVKQKYGRSISWADLMVLTGNVALESMGFKTFGFAGGRQDDWEADLVYWGPENEFLADERYSGERELQKPLGAVQMGLIYVNPEGPNGKPDPLLAAKDIRETFGRMAMNDEETVALIAGGHTFGKAHGAAAPADCVDVEPAAAGVEMQGIGWKNKCGSGKAGDTITSGLEGAWSANPTAWTTQYLDNLFGFNWVMSKSPAGATQWVPDTASAANMVPDAFDASKRHAPIMFTTDLSLKFDPSYRKIAKRFQEDPREFELAFAKAWFKLTHRDMGPRARYLGDHVPAETLLWQDPVPAVDHVLVNANDIAALKAEILDSGLTVPELVRTAWASAASFRGTDMRGGANGARVRLAPQKDWDANNPAELDKVLKRLTAIQTAFNRKQSGGKKVSLADLIVLGGAAAIEEAARAAGHDVEVPFSPGRSDASQAQTDVQSFAVLEPTADGFRNYYSDNSQLSPARMLVDKASLLTLSVPEMTALIGGLRVLDANTGSIKHGVFTDQPGTLSNDFFVNLLSMSTEWSKSPAEEGVYEGRDRATATLKWTATPVDLVFGSHAELRAVAEVYAEAGAERRFVNDFVAAWVKVMTLDRYDLAREVSAANYASR
- a CDS encoding high-potential iron-sulfur protein yields the protein MDKKISRRTVLLRGLQIPIGGSVLLGLSACGSDGGTQVCADPNNMTSAEESVRRTLKYTEASADPAKVCSGCAFFHAPKESGGCGSCEMFGGKPVNPGGYCDSWSVDS
- a CDS encoding MBL fold metallo-hydrolase, producing the protein MKGRHYFLAALACALFSFTSLARSADEFPSADIAARGLQDVDFPRMQKLARDVYAYEGLHSPLPNGVVFNTVSLIVVTSDGVLVADGQGDVWQTKLMIESIKKLTSKPVKYVVVASDHPDHVGGNAAFKAEYPGVEFISTSASQKKLWNTSTRPAQIVDDERTLKLGRTEMQVLNLGRAHTGGDLAVYLPKSKVLFLGEIYMRGLFPAMRSAYPSEWLAALEKAQAMDVAWYVTGHGFVDDAVTMERDLEVYKQAIAAVIKESKRLHAAGYACVSTKDCAAVQKADWGQYAAWPASANQAPYVIKRIYQEIEGTLDATATSSRSNLVDLWASGKAAFGEYVTQMHRPGEPRSDEPPRYTVQTGLDLAANPLLDYAFLNLEQHYDLESARNVAKGLGSGTPDEAMALLVRIPPISEDGVEVSRARVKELLALGADGVVLPHVRSAEEARTAISFFEGYNVWSPSNPDGDVVAMLLVEDPDVFADLEEIANMPGYSVLACGIGSLTNALGGDREAAEKLNLEVLAHSQRVGMADVITANPESVEMRVKQGFLGLLVYGPKAAETVRLGRAAAGR